In Malus sylvestris chromosome 15, drMalSylv7.2, whole genome shotgun sequence, a single genomic region encodes these proteins:
- the LOC126604243 gene encoding putative ETHYLENE INSENSITIVE 3-like 4 protein, with the protein MVEFHGEVDTVRVGVVVEDEEASEDHISYEELKKRMWKDRICLQNLKESGKIIEDEEDREDEEEPAESLAKQEASRRKKMARSQDSILKYMVKIMEICKAKGFVYGIVPEKGKPMTGFSYSLREWWKDKVRFDQNAPIAIPEHLPALIFEQGELDHGSYAHLLHELQDTTLGSLLSALMQHCMPPQRRFPLEKGLAPPWWPTGEEMWWGDQGLSVEHVAPPYLKKAWNVNALAAVIKHMAPNSDKVRKLVRQSKCLQDKMTAKETAILSKVVNQEELLIQITEKCLKIFDHSNKKARNMKWPATASNEKGKSMSTDLGLGFVDKKSRADHDQDQDQTGTSCALLDDCPSNDSGVVSVVDWIDMELDKVNQIDHNNGALVINEQVGGEVSGTKVGDYGSASYWGSGIYDDDDLAMDGAFEIRRGNMDSNLSSEEMLHNDHDSTSIWDLGYE; encoded by the exons ATGGTAGAGTTCCATGGAGAAGTTGATACTGTAAGGGTTGGGGTAGTTGTAGAAGATGAGGAAGCATCTGAAGATCACATCAGCTACGAAGAGCTCAAGAAGCGAATGTGGAAGGATCGTATTTGCTTACAAAATCTCAAAGAGAGTGGAAAAATCATTGAGGACGAAGAAGAccgtgaagatgaagaagaaccTGCAGAGTCGTTGGCAAAGCAAGAAGCGTCTCGTCGAAAGAAAATGGCAAGATCCCAAGATTCGATACTGAAATACATGGTGAAAATCATGGAGATATGCAAAGCAAAGGGCTTTGTGTATGGGATTGTGCCTGAGAAGGGAAAGCCAATGACGGGCTTCTCTTATAGCTTAAGAGAGTGGTGGAAAGACAAAGTGAGATTTGACCAAAACGCCCCCATTGCAATACCCGAGCATCTGCCAGCTCTGATTTTTGAACAAGGTGAGTTGGATCATGGTTCTTATGCTCATTTGCTTCATGAACTGCAAGACACTACTTTGGGGTCTCTTCTTTCTGCTCTGATGCAGCACTGCATGCCGCCACAGCGGAGGTTCCCTCTGGAGAAGGGTTTGGCTCCCCCTTGGTGGCCCACGGGGGAGGAGATGTGGTGGGGGGACCAAGGGCTTTCTGTAGAGCATGTCGCTCCTCCTTATCTTAAAAAGGCATGGAATGTAAATGCCTTGGCTGCTGTGATCAAACACATGGCCCCTAATTCGGATAAAGTGAGAAAGCTTGTGAGGCAAAGCAAGTGTTTGCAAGATAAGATGACTGCTAAGGAGACTGCTATTTTGTCCAAAGTGGTTAACCAAGAAGAATTGCTTATACAAATTACTGAGAAATGCCTCAAAATCTTTGATCACTCAAATAAAAAGGCTAGGAATATGAAGTGGCCTGCTACTGCTAGCAATGAAAAGGGGAAGTCGATGAGTACTGATTTGGGATTAGGGTTTGTGGATAAGAAATCAAGGGCAGACCATGATCAAGATCAAGATCAAACA GGAACATCATGTGCTTTATTAGATGATTGTCCCTCAAATGATAGTGGTGTTGTCAGTGTAGTGGATTGGATCGATATGGAGCTAGATAAGGTCAATCAGATTGATCACAACAATGGTGCACTTGTAATCAATGAGCAAGTTGGTGGGGAGGTGTCTGGTACTAAAGTGGGAGACTATGGATCAGCAAGCTATTGGGGAAGTGGtatttatgatgatgatgatctaGCTATGGATGGAGCATTTGAGATCCGAAGGGGAAACATGGATTCAAATCTTTCTTCTGAAGAGATGTTACATAACGACCACGATTCAACTTCTATTTGGGATTTGGGATATGAGTAA